One window of Arachis hypogaea cultivar Tifrunner unplaced genomic scaffold, arahy.Tifrunner.gnm2.J5K5 arahy.Tifrunner.gnm2.scaffold_55, whole genome shotgun sequence genomic DNA carries:
- the LOC140183432 gene encoding uric acid degradation bifunctional protein TTL-like — protein MAVASPFSSLEHAIAVARDIWFRKVNVRCWLEATSGHSCFNKYLKTANNYTIQRFGYIFVACASGKSSSEILAKLKTRFRNNYVLELDIASKEEMKNIELHDEEKIVVNKEFYK, from the exons ATGGCTGTAGCCTCGCCATTCTCATCGTTGGAACATGCAATTGCTGTTGCTAGAGACATATGGTTTCGTAAAGTGAATGTTAGGTGTTGGTTGGAGGCTACATCAGGACACTcttgttttaataaatacttaaaaACGGCAAACAATTATACCATACAG AGGTTTGGGTATATTTTTGTGGCATGTGCATCTGGAAAGAGTTCTTCTGAAATACTTGCTAAATTGAAG ACGCGCTTCAGAAACAACTATGTTCTTGAGTTGGATATTGCATCAAAGGAGGAAATGAAGAATATAGAATTGCATGATGAAGAGAAAATTGTTGTCAataaagaattttacaaatga